The sequence AGATCTCTGATTTTGGAGAATTTCTTATCGGCTTTGTGGACCAGTGACCAGAACACTTCGCTCGCCGGAACCTGAACCTGACCTTGACCACCATGACCACCTTGAGCTTGAGCTTGCATCTTTTCTTCACTTTTTCATGTCGTTTCCATTATTCTTCTATGTcgtttcatttcatttcattactTTGAAGAATTCTATTCTAATCTCGCTTTTACGAAACGAggcattaaattttattttattcaaagCTGAAAAAGCCGATTtaattcatttttataatttcttaccaaattttttacaatattaaaaagctcatttaaataaataatatgtggAAAAATATATTAGAATTAGGAAAATATATCATCATCTTATTATCATGGATTAAACTTTGATTATAATTTTGGGTATTTATttgtttgaaattaaaaaaaactacgTAGAGGTTCACATGATGAGATAACTTTGCCTCCTctcaataatataaaaatataattttcatttatatgtgataaactaataatagtaataataaatcTTAATATTGTTAGAAATTGTGATAATATATTACATGACGAAATTATATACATTTTATTTGGTTTTATGAGCATAGGCTAGAACTTAGAGgtgatacactattaattaaaacaaactttaaatttaattaaaaagttaagtTAGGCAGCACACACTTCCTTTATTACTtaataaaaaagagaaatattaaaaagtattaCAATTTACTGATACTAATTGGTATAGTTTAAATATCAAACATagctaaataaaaaattattataaaatattgttgTTATTGAGTGTTAGTAGTGCTcaacaattttttatatatagctAATAATGttgtctaaaaattattttttaaaatgaaatccaatacttaattatataaataaaaaaagagtgCTAAACATAACAATGCTCTTAAGAtccctttaaaaaaaaaaatggaagagAGAAGGATGAGTAAAGAGAGGGGTAAATTGGTAATTAGGGTGGAAGAAGATGATAGTAGTAGTAGTTGATTTGATCCAAGGCTAAAACcccaaacaaacaaacaaacactctttttcttcttcttctttgtttcttCGTTTTTGTGAGTAAATTGCAGAGAGAGGTAAAAGAGGGTTTGGGTTGCAAATGGTGACGATGCCTCTCTCAATGTCTCTATCTCTTTCCCATTCCCTTAACCCTTCTTCCTCCACTCCTCCCCTTCGATTCCGatactcctcctcctcctccctcTCCTCCTCATCCTCCTCCGCCCTTTTCTATCTTAGACCCGTTTTTTCTTACGCTCCTCCTTCTCGCCTCTCTACTATCacagcttcttcttcttcttccccagGTTAGtgttcttctctctctctctctctctctctctctctctgtatttattaattaatctatttatgTTTATGCAAAGACGAAAATAATTGCATAACCACTTTCAACGTCTTAGAGTTAATTTCTTATGCTTTATCCATCAATCACTTTTGGTTTGTCTAAATTTGAGGGGATTATAATTGTTATTttgttcaattttcaaattcttaTGTTTGTGTTTAGCTTGTTTTAATAATTACAAGGAAAAGAACTAGAGGTAAATTTTGTAGGGAAGAAATTAGAAGATAATATCACAATCTAGCTAGGAGGGGAAAATGGAGAATTTAGTCTTTCTAATTTGTAGTTGGAGGGATTTGAAATGAATTAAACCTCTCATCATATTGTATCACTTATTTTGATTACTAAAAATGAACTTTGCAATGTATTTATGCTGACTCTTATTGTGTTTTTGATGACACAAATTAGACAAGTTTGCACGCATTTTTTCATCAAGCAGTAGTACTCAACAAACATCTTCCGTTGGTGTTACGCCGCAACCTTTGCCTCCCAGCTCTTCTTCTTCACAATTGTAATCacattttaccctttttattgctgtttatattgttgttaagactgttattttaaaaaattcaagttGTGATGAAAGGTTAATTTATTTCATTAGCTTAGCGTTTGAgtgtttatattaattttatttaaatttcatttttctttttcaatttttggtaGAGGATCACCTCTCTTCTGGATTGGAGTTGGTGTTGGTCTTTCAGCACTATTTTCATGGGTGAGAGAATAGCTTCtttgttttaattcattttagacattcctttttttaaCTACACCATGTTTGACAAGTTGATTGCTATGGCAGGTGGCAGGGAACTTAAAGGTTAGTGTTATCCTCCGTAAGTTGGCAATTCTTTATATGATTTTGCTTGCTTAGAGTGCATTAAAGAATTCCTTACCCAAATAGTTACAAGATGAGAGTTTAGGGACATTTCTTTAAGTATGATTTTATCAAGTTGAACAGAAAGTTTCCTTCTCTGATTGTTCAAGTCTTTGTTTTTTCAAGCGGTCCTTCTTGATCTTTTGTTGTTTTACGCTAATAATAGTTTTTTAGTTTTCTGAAAAGAAGGGCTCTGTGGATCTCATGGGAGTTTTTGTCACttgaagaataataatttaataaattccTTCCAGTCCATTTATGGCCGTTTTCTTGTTAATCTCCTCATGGAGGTTAAACAAAAGAAATATGCAAAATTAAAGTATATGGGTACTTGGCCAATGCCATTATGTTTATgtctatttttttcataattttgtttGTTTATAATTATATTCTGACAGAAATATGCAATGCAACAAGCTCTTAAGACTATGATGGGTCAAATGGATAGACAAAATAGCCCATTCAGCAATCCTGCATTTTCTCCAGGTGCAGGAACACCTTTCCCATTTCCATCAGCTGCACCACCGCGACCTGCCACCTCCCCTCCAACTTCTTCTCAACCTTCAGTGACAGTTGATGTGGCTGCAAGAGACGTTGAGGCACCACCAGCCACTCGTATCAatgaagaaccagaagaaaagaaagaagccAAGAAAATTggtacacacatatatatatatataaaaaaaatctttctgcatctatcattatttattattgtgatTTCATGCTTCAAGTTTGAACCTAATATATCTTGATTGAATTTCGTCTGGTCTGCCCATAGGAGATGTTgcttatattaaataaatatcatttgcTTGTACCTATCGATGTTacagatttttttttcctaattgGGTTTATTCATTAAAAAAGAAAGTAAAGGATCCCTTGGATCTCACAAGATGCTCTCTAAATGAATTACGCTACTGATGGCATGTCACAAAGAATCACCCGGCTCTCTCATAGACCTAGTCAATTTCTGCTTTTTAGATGAAGTATGCAATATTTAGATTTAGGTACGTGATATGGGTGTATGGAAGATCAGATTTTAGCAATTTATCAACACATGAATTTCAGCTATAATGTGGGCTGGGTGATGAATATAGTAACCTTTTCTTATCTGGAACTAATCAAAACTACGTTTTTTTAGTTCAAGTGCTTTTTCCTAGCTTGACCAAGGACTTTTTGTGATGATCTGATGGGTGGGAAGTTAGCTTTCATTTACAATTTACATGCATGGATGCTTTTCTTTTTCCAACATTTTATGCTATTAGATTTGGTGATGGATTGCTTTTTATTTCCGTACATCTCAAGTttacattttagcaacctaaatagatgaaatattttatttattttcccaACTTCTATTTGCAGCTTTTGTAGATGTCTCTCCAGAAGAAACCACAGAAAAAAGTCCCTTTGAGAGTAGCATAAAGGATGATGCCGAGACAAGTTCCTTAAGAGATAGTCAAGGTCAAGTGGCTAGTGAAGTAAGTAACTACTATTGATAATATTCAGAACTTGTGCTTTGTTTAGAAGTTTGACCTATTTGCTTATTCAATAAGGTATATCAGAATGGAACTACCTCCAATCAAAGTTTCGGACCTTTTGGTTCTTCCAAGGAGTCTCAATCTACTCGTAAGTAAAGATTTGTTTGGCTTTGTTACTTTCCTTATaagaaaattgaatttttgattTCAGAAAATTTAGGCTATATTTTTTATGTccaaaatttaatttgtatAATATAGTATGGAAAACTGTCAGCCCTTGCATtgataaaaatatctatgaaGTTTACTATGTCTTACTGGAGACACTAGGAATCCATTATCTTATTCTTAGGGGCATTTTCTAATTTATCCTTGATAAGTATTGTGTTATGATGTTACATTGTATTgagattctttttatttccgaCATCCTGATTCTGTCATTGTTAATGTTTTCTTAATGGATAGAAAAAGGGAAAACCATTTCAGTAGAAGCTTTGGAGAAGATGATGGAGGATCCTACTGTGCAAAAGATGGTTTATCCGTAATCTCTCTTCCtctcaaaattttgttttgTAATTAGTGATTACATTATGTGTTTTTGTTTGTTATAGTTCCTTGTACATTTTGTAAGTGTTGTCAAGGTTCTTTGGACATCAAACTTCAAATTCCATTTCTTCAACCGTTGTGTAAATCGTGGGATATTTAGAGAGAAAATATTGAGAGAAGTATGTAATTTCCTAAACAAGTGTGCTAACTATTTAACATAACTTAAGCTTTATAACTTGGAATTAATCTTTAAAGtaaaattcaacaatttttcCATGCTCTTACTGTAATGATTTAGAtgcgaaaaagaaaaagatattttGAGTACTTTCTCTTGTTTTTTTAGCCTTTGAAAATGATCAATATATTTTCCTTTATTATAGTATTAATTGCATGTTTGTTTTTTGTAGCTATTTACCCGAGGAGATGAGGAATCCTACTACCTTCAAATGTAAGTTTATCTTACAgtttcatttaaatatatatacctttATATCTTCTATTTTTCTTCCTGGAAGCCGCACCCCTAAAGCCCTCTTAGATTTTCTCAATCTCTTCGCTTagatttgttttcttgaaacCCTGCTATTACTGATAATTCTATGAGACCATATATACTGACTATTAATTCTATGAAAACCATATACCGACTATTACTTAATTCTATGAATTGCATGTTGTAATGACTATCAGGGATGTTACAAAATCCAGAATATCGCAGTCAACTTGAAGAAATGCTGTAAGCTCCTTCTTTGTTATTCTTGCAATTGATTTAAG is a genomic window of Cannabis sativa cultivar Pink pepper isolate KNU-18-1 chromosome 9, ASM2916894v1, whole genome shotgun sequence containing:
- the LOC115722659 gene encoding protein TIC 40, chloroplastic isoform X1, which codes for MVTMPLSMSLSLSHSLNPSSSTPPLRFRYSSSSSLSSSSSSALFYLRPVFSYAPPSRLSTITASSSSSPDKFARIFSSSSSTQQTSSVGVTPQPLPPSSSSSQLGSPLFWIGVGVGLSALFSWVAGNLKKYAMQQALKTMMGQMDRQNSPFSNPAFSPGAGTPFPFPSAAPPRPATSPPTSSQPSVTVDVAARDVEAPPATRINEEPEEKKEAKKIAFVDVSPEETTEKSPFESSIKDDAETSSLRDSQGQVASEVYQNGTTSNQSFGPFGSSKESQSTQKGKTISVEALEKMMEDPTVQKMVYPYLPEEMRNPTTFKWMLQNPEYRSQLEEMLTNMSGNSDWDNRVMDSLKNFDLSSPEVKQQFDQIGLSPEEVISKIMANPDVAMAFQNPRVQQAIMDCSQNPLSIAKYQNDKEVMDVFNKISELFPGVSGSP
- the LOC115722659 gene encoding protein TIC 40, chloroplastic isoform X2, producing MVTMPLSMSLSLSHSLNPSSSTPPLRFRYSSSSSLSSSSSSALFYLRPVFSYAPPSRLSTITASSSSSPDKFARIFSSSSSTQQTSSVGVTPQPLPPSSSSSQLGSPLFWIGVGVGLSALFSWVAGNLKKYAMQQALKTMMGQMDRQNSPFSNPAFSPGAGTPFPFPSAAPPRPATSPPTSSQPSVTVDVAARDVEAPPATRINEEPEEKKEAKKIAFVDVSPEETTEKSPFESSIKDDAETSSLRDSQGQVASENGTTSNQSFGPFGSSKESQSTQKGKTISVEALEKMMEDPTVQKMVYPYLPEEMRNPTTFKWMLQNPEYRSQLEEMLTNMSGNSDWDNRVMDSLKNFDLSSPEVKQQFDQIGLSPEEVISKIMANPDVAMAFQNPRVQQAIMDCSQNPLSIAKYQNDKEVMDVFNKISELFPGVSGSP